The genomic region AAGTTCTTTCAatttcacttttctctctcctcacaaATCTTTTCATGAACATTCTCTCACTTCTTAATCTCcctctctttcatttcttttacaGACAATTCGCCTCCTTTGCCCAGCTATCATATGCAAACTTCTACTATGGCTGATCAAGATCCATATGAGGGTAATGTGGCTAAGATCTTTGTACTTATATAactcatttttctttgctttctctGCAATACCATGCTTTAGAATTGTGTAATGGgtcaatttcaaaattaaagcttgGATGCTATAAGTAGGCCAAAAAATCCAATGACCCATTTGACAATTTTGTGGCTAAGATCTTTGTACCTGTTCTTCtactcatttttctttgctttctttacAAAATCGTACTTCAGAATTGTGTAAAATGCTAATCACGATAGTGGgtcaatttcaaaattaaagcttgGTTGCTAATTAGTAGGGGGAAATTCTTATGACCCAGTTGATAATTATGTGGCTAAGATCTTTGTACCTATTCTTctactcatttttctttgttttctttataaaaccATGCTTTAGAATTGTGTAAAATGCTAATCATGAAGTCATGATAATGGGTCTATTCCAAAATTAAAGCTCGGATGCTATTAATAGGGGAAAATTGCAATAACCCAGTTGACAATTAGTGGCTAAGATCCTTTGTACATATTCTTCTACTCATTTGTCTTTGCTTTCTTTACAAAACCATACTTTAGAGTTGTGTAAAATGCAAATCATGGTAATGGGTATGTTTATTTTTGGGCAAATTTTTAAGCTTGGATGCTATTAGTATGGGAAAATTCCAATGAAAAATATGTGATTAATGGTTAAAATTAATGGGGTCGTTTTCACTTTAGGGTGTGTGTTTTCAAATCTACATTAGGGTCATGGTTTTTTAATATGTAGAACTTTTTTCAGGTCGGTCCATGTTGGGATTTTCCATCACATCTCCGGATTTGGTTATTTGTGCCGGATCACCAGATATTCCTGGAAACATCTATGGAGATTCTCAGTTTTTGGAGAATAAATGCCATCAGAACATAGGGAATTCTATAGAGCTATCTTTAGAGAACGGCATCAATGGGTCTGAAATTGTAGATGTCCCTAAGACCCCAGCTGTAAAGTTCTCTACAACATTGTGCCAAACATTTAAAGAAGAATTGTCACCCGGGGCCTCTTTTGAGCTTCATCCAGAGCCCTTAATGGAGGACGGCTCGACAAGAGATCAACTTCCAGTATTAAGCATTAATGTGGGGTCTAAAGATAAGGCTGTAACTTTAGGTGATGTGAACTTTTTGGAGGACAATGATTTCGAGGGCGGTGATATTGTAAGGACAGACTGTATAGGTCTGCCGCTGTACCAGTCTGCGCGCTCTGGGAACCTTTCATACCATTTTCGATCATTGGAGTCTGGCAATTATGTTGTTGATCTTCACTTTGCAGAGATTGTGTTCATAAACGGCCCTCCCAGGATGAGACTGTTTGATGTCTATGTACAAGAGAAGAAGGTTAGAAGCCATTGAAAATGAGACACCAATAgatttcttttcaaaagaaatgGTGAATTATAAAGAATAGTTTCTTTATCTGACACTGTCAATTTATTGTTATGCAGGTTGTTTCCTGCCTGGATATATATGCTCGTGTAGGAGGGAATGAACCTCTAGTTGTCTCTGGCCTTCATACTTTTGTTGATGATGAAAAGGGTCTGTCCATTAGATTGGAAGGAGTGATTGGGCGCCCAATTCTCTGCGGCATTTCCATAAAGAAAGATTTTCCTGCTAGTAAGTTGTCTTGTTCTTACGGGTCATCTtggtttcaaattttgttcTACAAGTTGAGATTCAGCTAGTCCTTTTCCAAATTCTGACGAGTAAAAGTTTGATGTCAGATTCCAGAGAAGTTGAATTGCTCAAAGTCATGGCAGAGTCTCAAGTGGCAGAAAGTGAGCCACCCAAAGTAATACCTCTTTCCGAAAATGAGCAGTTTTTGATTAATAAGAATAAAAGCTAGGatgacttatttatttattaacaattcCATTGTAGGATAATGGTGACTTCAATGCGAAAGGAGATTATCAAAAAGTCCAACAAGATTTTCAGTGTCAAAAAGAGGAACTAGCAGAGACAAGAAGAATGTTGGAGGAACTTAAGAGGGAGAACCAAGCTAAGACAATGGAATGCCAAGAAGCCTGGAAGTCTTTAAAGGAGCTCCAGAATGAGCTCATGCGCAAGTCAATGCATGTTGGATCTTTGGGTACGGAAATATCTTTCTGTGGGTCTAGGCTGTTTAAATGATTGCAAATGCtgtattgatgtttgtttgtttgtttgcagCTTTTGCCATTGAGGGGCAAGTGAAAGAGAAGAGCAAATGGTTTTCATCATTGAGAGACTTGACAAGAAAACTTAAGGTACTGAAACCATAATTAGTGCTTCAGACAGGGAAAATGCTACTACAACTATGTTTCTTTGATCATatataaatagtattttattgcTTTAATAAATGTCATTTAACAGCTCTTGAAAATGGAACACATCACACTGGTGGAGGAGGCAAGGGAATATAAGAAGTGTCTTGAAGATATGGATGAAATAAGGGCTACCATCCACTCAGCAAGTAATTTAGCATGCTCACATGTTCTAGTTTCCAATTACAAGTCCATGTATGAAATCCTTTTTTTAAACTCTCACtgtattcatttttctttctggCATTAGTTAACCAGCGACTAGATTTACATGAAGACCTTAAGATTAAATTTATGGAAGGGGCCAAGGAACGAAAAGAACTTTACAACAAGGTTTTGGAGTTGAAAGGTAAACTGTAAGTTCGATATGCAAACTAGCCAGATTACCGAAGGAGAGCTTACTGACATCAATTGTGCTTACTTGCAGGAAACATAAGGGTCTTTTGCCGGTGTAGGCCTCTAAACACTGAAGAAATTTCAGTAGGAGCTTCAATGGCTATTGATTTTGAATCTGCTAAAGATGGTGAACTCACTGTAAGATCAAATGGGGCCTCTAGAAGGACCTTTAAGTTCGATTCTGTATTTGGCCCTCAAGCAACCCAAGGTAATTACAGGTCAATTTAAGGGAAAAGGTTGATTATTTGGATTAATCAATAGCACATTTAATGCTGACAATGTATTTCTTGTATGTCTAGCTGATATTTTCCAAGACACAGCTCCATTTGCGACCTCAGTTCTAGATGGGTACAATGTCTGCATATTTGCTTATGGGCAGACTGGAACAGGAAAAACTTTTACAATGGAGGGTACAGAAGATGCTCGGGGAGTAAATTTTAGGACTCTCGAGGAACTGTTTCGAATAATTAGTGAGCGACAGAAGCTATGTCGATATGATGTATCTGTAAGCGTCTTAGAAGTCTATAATGAGCAAATACGAGATTTGTTGGTCTCAGGAGCTCAGCCTGGAGTTGCTGCAAAAAGGTAAGCCAGGAGATGGTTAGCCATTTTCCATGTAATCCTTACCTTTTCCACTCAAAACTGGTGAAGGAATGgttgtatttttctttgtaaatttCTGAAATTTTTATGTATATGGTTGTGCTATCCGCTTGGAATTTAGGAATGCGTTCTGTGCCTTtaaaagcaccaaaaaaaaagaaggaatttaGAATTTTCACTAGATCTTGAGAAGTTGCTCTTTTCCCTTGTATCAGTGGCGCTTAACTTACctgattaattttaattttccttcaaatttgaCAGCTTGAATTGGTATTTTTGGAAGTGTAGTGATTCATCAACTTGTAGTATGTTAGCTTTTACTGCTATAACATTGTTTACCGCTCTAAAGGCAGGCAAAGTCTGAGATTTTTAAACTAATACTAGTATTTCTTTTCCCCAATTTGTGGCTATTGTAGGCTTGAGGTAAGGCAAGTGGGTGAAGGAATACATCATGTTCCAGGACTGGTTGAGGCACATGTTAACAACATGACTGAGGTCTGGGAAGTTCTACAGACTGGCAGTAATGCAAGGGCTGTTGGCTCAACCAATGCCAATGAGCACAGCAGCCGATCCCACTGGTCTGTTTATCTTAACTTTAATTGATTCactcaaatttatatttgaacaATTTGAGGTAAGAATTTTGCTGAGGGGATAGACTGGTTGTTTCATAATACAGCATACATTGTGTGATGGTGAAGGGGGAGAATTTATTGAATGGGGAATGCACAAGAAGCAAACTATGGTTGGTGGACCTGGCAGGAAGCGAGCGAGTGACCAAGACAGAAGTGCAAGGTGAACGACTCAAGGAAACCCAAAATATTAATAGATCTCTTTCTGCACTTGGTGATGTTATATCCGCTCTGGCAATGAAAAGTCCTCACATTCCTTTCAGGTTATAAAGATACAGATTAGCATTTGCTTTATTTAATTAACTTTAAATGTCATATTAGACTAACATGCatacttttggttttttttttttttggttaggaaCTCCAAGCTCACACACTTACTTCAAGATTCTTTAGGTACTTTCTCCAGCTTCCCCAAAGAAGTTTTATTTAAGATTTGATCCTCCTTTATTGTCCTCTATCTCATTGGCAATGATTCAATCATCATTGCCAATCTTTTAGATATATGTAGAAAGGAAAATGGATAGCCTGACAAATGGATTTGTATTGTCAGGTGGAGATTCCAAGACCCTAATGTTTGTACAGATCAGTCCTAACGAAAATGATTTGAGTGAGACCCTCTGCTCACTGAACTTTGCAAGTAGAGTGAGAGGAATAGAATTAGGTCCAGCAAAGAGGCAGATGGACACCAGTGAACTTCTGAAATACAAACAGATGGTATAAGAGTCCTCATATAAGCAAGTTCCTTATATAATCAGATTTATGTCAAGTTATCGTGTTTAATGTTGATTATATTCACCTACTGCATTTCAAACATTCATCAATACTTTAGGCTGAGAGAACCAAGCAAGATGTAAAGAGTAAAGATGTTCACATCAAGAAGTTGGAGGAAACAATTCATGGAATGGATTTGAAGATAAAGGAAAGAGatcttaaaaccaaaaacctGCAAGACAAGGTATTGTATATGAAATAGTCTTGGAATGTGAAAATACTATATCTTTTTCTAGAAACCAGGGaatttacatgatttttttCCTTAGTAATAATTGGTTTCATATTGAAGGTTAAAGAATTGGAATCGCAACTGCTAATTGAGAGAAAGCTAGCTCGTCAACATGTGGATACAAAGATAGCCGAGCAGCAACAAATGAAACATCAGCAAGAAGAGCAAAATGTTGCACCAATGAGGCTGCCACTTGCAAC from Castanea sativa cultivar Marrone di Chiusa Pesio chromosome 11, ASM4071231v1 harbors:
- the LOC142614684 gene encoding kinesin-like protein KIN-14Q; translated protein: MEEDGNQWHDPLLLTDVSWQNQSSSSYSHSPSHSHYNSPPLPSYHMQTSTMADQDPYEGRSMLGFSITSPDLVICAGSPDIPGNIYGDSQFLENKCHQNIGNSIELSLENGINGSEIVDVPKTPAVKFSTTLCQTFKEELSPGASFELHPEPLMEDGSTRDQLPVLSINVGSKDKAVTLGDVNFLEDNDFEGGDIVRTDCIGLPLYQSARSGNLSYHFRSLESGNYVVDLHFAEIVFINGPPRMRLFDVYVQEKKVVSCLDIYARVGGNEPLVVSGLHTFVDDEKGLSIRLEGVIGRPILCGISIKKDFPANSREVELLKVMAESQVAESEPPKDNGDFNAKGDYQKVQQDFQCQKEELAETRRMLEELKRENQAKTMECQEAWKSLKELQNELMRKSMHVGSLAFAIEGQVKEKSKWFSSLRDLTRKLKLLKMEHITLVEEAREYKKCLEDMDEIRATIHSAINQRLDLHEDLKIKFMEGAKERKELYNKVLELKGNIRVFCRCRPLNTEEISVGASMAIDFESAKDGELTVRSNGASRRTFKFDSVFGPQATQADIFQDTAPFATSVLDGYNVCIFAYGQTGTGKTFTMEGTEDARGVNFRTLEELFRIISERQKLCRYDVSVSVLEVYNEQIRDLLVSGAQPGVAAKRLEVRQVGEGIHHVPGLVEAHVNNMTEVWEVLQTGSNARAVGSTNANEHSSRSHCIHCVMVKGENLLNGECTRSKLWLVDLAGSERVTKTEVQGERLKETQNINRSLSALGDVISALAMKSPHIPFRNSKLTHLLQDSLGGDSKTLMFVQISPNENDLSETLCSLNFASRVRGIELGPAKRQMDTSELLKYKQMAERTKQDVKSKDVHIKKLEETIHGMDLKIKERDLKTKNLQDKVKELESQLLIERKLARQHVDTKIAEQQQMKHQQEEQNVAPMRLPLATRPLGSHKNLNEPVNSTLIKDQVNLTRPLSENNSFKPLMPIQPIDGFVKYIDPTEKENNPETAEQPLIPKRTGRASMCPMARRIPAAPAPRRNSLIPFPSVPSLAPLPPPLLLSPPHEEKNEDTDGSEANCLHEQTPCESPKRIKLGSNKKLSSVLRRSLQRKYQLKSPMQHIRRGGVNVGMEKVRVSIGSRGRLGNRVLLGNTTRVIPKESQHKQIQKGKERGWNVGGTIGRTVI